One Epinephelus lanceolatus isolate andai-2023 chromosome 10, ASM4190304v1, whole genome shotgun sequence genomic region harbors:
- the lipeb gene encoding hormone-sensitive lipase isoform X2, which translates to MDTKAVFSALYSVCEENATFFAGGAKGSQGDAARRLVDTMKLIQEHARSLEPVISGFSAVYHHFDFDPHIPANGYRSLVKVVRCCLLHIIQKGRYITANRRSIFFRVAHNAGEMEAYCNALCQLRALLYLAQRLLHDNSHGNLFFQDESGLSESFVREYASMHKGCFYGRCLGFQFTPAIRPCLQTIAIGLVAFGENYRRHQSGIGVAASSFFTSGKYAIDPELRGAEFERITQNLDVHFWKTFWNITETEVLSSLASMTSTPVKVNRALSVPPVPFDLPLAANHRASVTIAPPSAHIGTAPVQMRLISCDLREGQDSETLLSLSRSEGGAISLSLGLKTKRLPSSPCLLIHFHGGGFVAQTSKSHEPYLKSWSQDLGVPILSVDYSLAPEAPFPRALEECFYAYCWALRNHHLLGWTGEKVCLAGDSAGGNLCVTTSMRAAAFGVRMPDGIVAAYPATLLTAYASPSRLLTLMDPLLPLSVLSRCLSAYAGNEPQTETQVERVSTLSLVRRDTALLLRDFRQGATNWIQSLLDPNRASASPSTAAEAPRGATDTVRKSISEASFSSPHADPPVASENSVCPSRKLSVKSQTCQDLGSHNNSTSRSTSLLSEHTPEEVSFFLSKDADGSMSNDLFSVAIPPPAGEEGSELEHSREFPLGFEPLRSEQLSEMRLHTSPVVKDPFCSPLLAPDSMLKGLPPVHIVACALDPMLDDSVMFAKRLRNIDQPVTLCVVDDLPHGFLSLSQLSRETREAANVCVERIRAVFTQKDTPPEPRKHRKLERTDRGVSASSGEAASLFIGSNEGGELAIGIGTKIADGEGLVAVAAQNNTDAGGVGS; encoded by the exons GTAGTGCGCTGCTGCCTTCTCCACATCATCCAGAAGGGGCGCTACATCACCGCCAACCGCCGCAGCATCTTCTTTAGAGTAGCCCACAATGCAGGGGAGATGGAGGCCTACTGCAATGCTCTGTGCCAGCTGCGCGCCCTGCTCTACTTGGCCCAGCGCCTGCTACATGACAACAGCCATGGCAACCTTTTTTTCCAGGATGAAAGTGGCCTCAGCGAGAGCTTTGTCCGCGAATACGCATCCATGCACAAGGGCTGCTTCTATGGCCGTTGCCTCGGCTTTCAG TTCACTCCAGCCATCCGGCCCTGTCTCCAGACCATCGCTATTGGCCTCGTGGCCTTTGGAGAAAACTACAGACGCCATCAGTCAGGAATAG GTGTAGCAGCCAGCTCTTTCTTTACCTCAGGGAAGTACGCCATTGACCCAGAGTTGAGAGGGGCAGAATTTGAACGCATCACCCAGAACCTGGACGTCCACTTCTGGAAGACCTTCTGGAACATCACAGAGACAGAAGTCCTGTCT AGTCTTGCCAGTATGACATCCACGCCAGTTAAGGTGAACCGGGCTCTTTCTGTGCCCCCCGTGCCCTTTGACCTTCCCCTGGCGGCCAACCACAGAGCATCCGTGACCATAGCCCCACCATCAGCACACATTGGCACTGCTCCAGTTCAGATGAGGCTCATCTCCTGTGACTTACGCGAAGGACAG GACAGCGAGACTCTGCTGTCTCTCTCCCGCTCTGAGGGGGGCGCCATCTCTTTGTCACTGGGGCTGAAAACCAAGCGCCTCCCATCATCTCCCTGCCTCCTGATCCACTTCCACGGGGGAGGATTTGTGGCCCAGACCTCCAAGTCACATGAG CCCTATCTGAAGAGCTGGTCCCAGGACCTTGGTGTCCCCATCCTGTCTGTGGACTACTCTCTGGCCCCAGAGGCCCCCTTCCCAAGGGCTCTGGAGGAGTGTTTCTACGCCTACTGCTGGGCTCTGAGAAACCACCACCTACTGG GCTGGACCGGAGAGAAAGTGTGTCTGGCTGGTGACAGTGCTGGAGGCAACTTGTGTGTGACGACATCGATGCGCGCTGCTGCCTTCGGTGTGCGAATGCCAGATGGCATTGTGGCAGCCTACCCGGCTACCCTGCTGACCGCCTACGCATCGCCCTCCCGTCTGCTGACACTTATGGATCCCCTGCTGCCACTTAGTGTGCTCTCCAGGTGTCTCAGTGCCTACGCag GCAATGAGCCGCAGACAGAGACGCAGGTAGAGAGAGTGAGCACGCTGAGCCTGGTGAGAAGAGACACGGCTCTGCTGCTCCGAGATTTCCGACAGGGAGCCACCAACTGGATCCAGTCTCTGCTGGATCCCAACAGAGCCTCAGCCTCTCCaagcacagctgcagaggcgCCACGAGGAGCCACTG ACACAGTGAGGAAGAGCATTTCGGAGGCATCCTTCTCATCTCCTCACGCTGACCCCCCTGTAGCCTCAGAGAACTCAGTCTGCCCGTCCAGGAAATTATCTGTGAAGAGCCAGACTTGCCAAGACCTGGGATCCCACAACAATTCTACTTCTCGCAGCACGTCGCTGCTCTCCGAGCACACT CCAGAAGAAGTGAGTTTCTTCCTTTCCAAGGATGCGGATGGCTCCATGTCCAACGACCTGTTTTCAGTGGCTATACCACCCCCTGCTGGAGAGGAGGGATCAGAGCTGGAGCACTCAAGGGAGTTTCCCCTGGGGTTTGAGCCGCTGCGCTCAGAGCAGCTCTCTGAGATGAGGCTGCACACGTCTCCAGTGGTCAAGGATCCGTTCTGTTCTCCTCTGCTGGCTCCTGATAGCATGCTGAAGGGGCTGCCACCTGTACATATAGTG GCTTGCGCGTTAGACCCCATGCTGGATGACTCTGTGATGTTTGCCAAGCGTTTGAGGAACATAGACCAGCCTGTCACTCTGTGCGTGGTGGACGACCTCCCTCACGGCTTCCTCAGCCTATCGCAGCTCTCCAGGGAGACGAGGGAGGCTGCCAACGTCTGCGTAGAGAGAATTCGCGCCGTTTTCACCCAGAAGGACACACCCCCGGAGCCACGCAAGCATCGCAAACTGGAACGGACCGATAGGGGTGTGTCGGCCTCTTCTGGGGAAGCCGCTTCTCTCTTCATCGGCTCCAACGAGGGAGGGGAGCTAGCTATTGGGATAGGGACTAAGATTGCTGATGGGGAGGGCTTAGTTGCTGTGGCAGCCCAGAACAACACTGACGCTGGTGGTGTTGGGTCTTAA